A region of the Labeo rohita strain BAU-BD-2019 chromosome 5, IGBB_LRoh.1.0, whole genome shotgun sequence genome:
ATGAAAGACGGGATGAATTCTCCTGTACACTGGAGGAAGTTTGAGGCGAACTGCTGCCGGGCTAATAATCTTGGTGACAGTGAACGGGCCAATGAATTTAGGAGCAAGTTTATTACAAACGGTGCAGAGAGGAATATTCTTGGATGAAAGCCACACTTTTTGACCAACGACGTAGACGGGAGGCTTTGACCGGTGGCGATCGGCCTGGGCCTTGGTGCGTGACCTCCTCCAAGTGCGGCGACACCTCTGGACAAAGGCGTGGGCAGAGGGGACCGCGACTTCGGATTCCAAACTGGGAAAAACAGGTGGCTGGTAACCTAAACTACACTCAGATGGAGACAGGCCCATAGCCGACACCGGTAAAGAGTTGTGTGCGtactgttgtgaattttttcttagagaccaggagacgtttttggatatcttgaagcagaagtttctctttattcagatactcgcttcttggcactgcagtcttcaaaaagtCGTCTGACCAGATGCGGACTAAGGGTCCCTTGTCATCTAGCACACTTTCAGAATTATCAACTATTCCACTGTAAGTTACAGCTGTCTGGCAGAACCTTTCACTGTATTCATTCACAGTTTCTTCTTCCCTTTGCACACAGTTAGTGATTCTGGACCAGTCTACTTTGCGTCCCATGATATTCTTTAGAATTTTCGAAACACCTTCTCTCAAATCCgctttactggcatgttgtaGTTCAGAAGTAACAGCAGATTCAAAATTGttgaattcagattcagttagaATTTGTGACATCAGCTGTGTGACTTCTGCTAACGACATGTCGTAGAGACGCATTTTGCTAGTCAATGCTCttctaaattcagaaaaatttgtGCGTGCTGAGGGTAAGCTCTGAGATAGTCTCTCTATATCTTTGGGTCCTAGCGCTGTACGGACTGCTTGTAACTGGAGTCTGGGAGTTGCAGATGGAACAGTTTCAACCCCTTCTACCCTACTCTGAGCCCTTTGTCTTGCTCCACATACTTCAACTGAAATTGCTGAATCTTTCTCTATCCTTCTAGTTTTGCATTTGTCCTCTTGTCTACACAAAGACTGAAAGTCAGGATAGCTTTCATCTGACTGTTGGTCGTTTGAGTCACTTTTGGTTGAGGCCTTGTTATGACCCACCTTTTTAGTGAGACAGGACACTCGCGTGttcagctgtttgttttgttcttttaacgTAGCAATACACTGAGCTTGTTCTTGTGCTAAGGATAAGGTAAATTCTCTGCGGCAGCAGATaatgcctttaatgttttttggatACATGCTCCAAGTACCTTTTTGCATTCTTCAACTGACCATACTTTTTCTGGATCAAAACCAAATTTCTTTGTTAAATCCGATCTGACTGACTCTGTCACTATTGAGTCCATGTGCTCTCCTAACAATGATTTGAACTCACTGTCTGTCCATAAAGGGGTAGCTAGTCCACCCTTCTCAGTTGTTGGAATCAACCTAGCATTCCTtctcaacattttttaatgttttttctgacACAACAATACACTTCTAACACCTCCCTGGCAAGCAGAGGATAAATTTGTTAACACAGAACAACTGTTGTTAACCTTCTCTGGCAAAGCAGAGGAAAACCTAGTTAATACACATTATCATGTATTCAACCTTCTCTGGCAAAGCAGAGGATTCCTGAACATAAACTACTAGCACTTTACGCTAACCTTCTCTGCCTGAAACAGAGGATAACAGATATTAGCATgtaatgctaatcttctctaGCTGAATAGAGGATAACTAGTCTGTTAACCAAACCCTGCAGCTGTTTGTTAACACTTCTCTGGCGGCGCAGAGGCTAACCACATGTACTGGTCTGTAGTGGTTCTTTGAATAGAGTAACACTCACCAAATCGTTGTTGAGCTGAAAAAAGTTTCTGGAATTCAGTCTGGAACGATGTCTGGCGAGAAGCTCtatccgggtcacggcaccaaaactgttgtgaattttttcttagagaccaggagacgtttttggatatcttgaagcagaagtttctctttattcagatactcgctgcttggcactgcagtcttcaaaaagtCTTCTCAAagctcagcacagcagagtatataggtttgaagggggaggagtacatagaggtggaagcaatctaaacaaagcatgcaaatgtggtacaggaaaacagctcagttaaagatttttcctagccttgatctatttagcatacaagtgtcattcaaatgcataggtgcttaaacaaatggcacagttgtaccttgagattagaattcacacttaacttgggaaacctgccagatgttcaggaattgaaaggttactgtctcagggcctgggctgcctgctcttagactgtTACAATATACATAaattttcagttcatgttgttatattggaacctataacaaatatgcataggatcggcatattttaaacagattcttaaatttgtaatccttcagtACTCCACCCATGAAAGTTGCTGACTCCAAGAGGATGGGTTCTGAGACACCATACACCGCAACACGCGTTCCAAATCTTGGTTGGCCCTCTCTGTCTGACCATTACTCTGAGGATGAAACCCAGAAGACAGACTAACACTCGCCccgaacaaaaaacaaaattccttCCAGAATTTGGAGACAAACTGAGGCCCCCTGTCAGAGACCACGTCCGTCGGGAGGCCATGAATGCGAAAAACGTGATCAATGACAGCAACCGCTGTTTCTCTGACTGAGGGTATTTTGGGCAGAGGGATAAAATGAGTTGCCTTCGAGAACCggtccactacagtcaaaactACTGTGTTACCCTGTGAGGGTGGGAGTCCCGTAACAAAATCTAGCGAAATGTGGGACCAGGGTCTCGAAGGAACTGACAGCGGTTGAAGGAGTCCAGCAGAGGGTCGATTGGAAGTCTTAGAGGTGGCACAGACTGAGCAGGCCAAAACAAAAAGTCGTATGTCATGGGCCATAGATTGCCACCAGAACCGCTGTTTAATGAGAAATGTAGTACGACTAACCCCTGGATGACAGGCTACTTTGGAACAATGACCCCAACGGATGACATCGGACCGCAAACTCTCTGGCACAAACAAACGACTCGGTGGGCACTCGGGC
Encoded here:
- the LOC127164772 gene encoding uncharacterized protein LOC127164772 encodes the protein MQKGTWSMYPKNIKGIICCRREFTLSLAQEQAQCIATLKEQNKQLNTRVSCLTKKVGHNKASTKSDSNDQQSDESYPDFQSLCRQEDKCKTRRIEKDSAISVEVCGARQRAQSRVEGVETVPSATPRLQLQAVRTALGPKDIERLSQSLPSARTNFSEFRRALTSKMRLYDMSLAEVTQLMSQILTESEFNNFESAVTSELQHASKADLREGVSKILKNIMGRKVDWSRITNCVQREEETVNEYSERFCQTAVTYSGIVDNSESVLDDKGPLVRIWSDDFLKTAVPRSEYLNKEKLLLQDIQKRLLVSKKKFTTVRTQLFTGVGYGPVSI